The Lewinellaceae bacterium genome has a segment encoding these proteins:
- a CDS encoding MOSC domain-containing protein, with translation MDELFNTMPQKGRVDWIGIRPDKRQPLIEKERVEVTRDEGLVGDHYHGESKKRQVTLIQSEHIQGVTHVMGKQVIHPGELRRNIVVSGINLLAFSDRQFQIGEVILEMTGKCHPCSRMEENLGAGGYNAMRGHGGITTRVIKGGEIKLGDEVKLI, from the coding sequence ATGGACGAACTTTTTAATACAATGCCTCAAAAAGGACGGGTAGACTGGATTGGGATCCGCCCCGATAAACGTCAACCGCTTATTGAAAAGGAAAGGGTCGAAGTGACCAGGGATGAAGGATTGGTCGGGGATCATTACCACGGAGAGAGCAAAAAAAGACAGGTGACCCTGATTCAATCGGAGCATATTCAGGGGGTAACACATGTGATGGGCAAACAAGTGATTCACCCGGGCGAACTGCGAAGGAATATTGTCGTTTCAGGCATCAATCTGCTGGCTTTTTCAGACCGGCAATTTCAGATAGGTGAGGTTATTCTTGAAATGACCGGTAAGTGCCACCCTTGTTCCCGAATGGAGGAAAACCTTGGCGCCGGTGGGTATAATGCCATGCGTGGACATGGCGGAATAACGACCCGAGTGATCAAAGGGGGGGAGATCAAACTTGGAGACGAAGTGAAACTGATTTAA
- a CDS encoding DUF2541 family protein, whose protein sequence is MQSISIKTLLFMTFVFLFGQSFAYSLPPQLKEGIQPPRWEKLGERTVKYNLDRDEIMVTAQEGRFSALKLLVKKGGINMHKMTIHFGDGTEQEVNLKNNIPAGGETRVIDLKGGNKRVIRKVVFWYDTKNVANRRAVVELWGRH, encoded by the coding sequence ATGCAATCAATTTCCATCAAAACCTTGCTATTCATGACGTTTGTTTTTCTTTTCGGGCAATCTTTCGCATATTCCCTTCCTCCACAACTGAAAGAGGGCATTCAACCGCCACGTTGGGAGAAACTCGGAGAAAGAACAGTCAAATACAACCTCGACCGCGATGAAATAATGGTCACCGCCCAGGAAGGACGATTCAGTGCACTGAAATTACTGGTAAAAAAAGGCGGCATCAATATGCACAAAATGACCATCCATTTTGGGGACGGCACCGAGCAGGAGGTCAACCTGAAAAATAACATTCCTGCCGGCGGGGAAACGCGAGTCATTGACCTGAAAGGAGGCAATAAAAGGGTCATCCGAAAAGTCGTCTTTTGGTATGATACCAAAAATGTGGCCAACAGACGGGCTGTTGTGGAGTTGTGGGGAAGGCATTGA
- a CDS encoding 1-acyl-sn-glycerol-3-phosphate acyltransferase, with protein MLYYILRPIIRFALKIFFRKIYLSNLQNIPAGKPVILAANHPTAFLEPCILACFQSRGLYYLVRGDIFVRKFYIRLLRSLHMLPVYRKKDRGYKFIKQNYSTFSTCHQTLAQKRMVMILAEGSCEHEKRLRPLMKGTARIAFGTLEEYPDIEDVYIVPVGVNYTYAERFRSEVYIDFGEPIPVRSFEKIYQENPNQGINDLTDSIRENLLPRVIHIEQAEDNELVENLFRFDRSRQKNNILPIVSNDKKTLQREKRLADWVNQLSSEKKKMLKEKTAIYVDLLKKSGLDHCTRFEKSGSSIMLGLFFVIGFPFFLGGFILGYPPMFLAAFVTHKRVKDITFRSSILMAVGVAAWIIYLLILLMVGLGFKLYFLFLVPIIGLFALFYMDLFDSWKCTWKYKRMPLKEKRALEEAGETLEAMIKL; from the coding sequence ATGTTGTATTACATTTTAAGGCCGATCATTAGGTTTGCGCTAAAGATATTTTTCAGGAAGATATATCTGTCCAACCTGCAAAATATTCCTGCCGGTAAGCCGGTGATCCTTGCCGCCAACCATCCTACTGCCTTCCTGGAGCCTTGTATTTTGGCCTGTTTTCAAAGCCGCGGGCTGTATTATCTTGTACGGGGAGATATCTTTGTGCGGAAATTTTATATTCGTTTGCTCCGTTCCCTGCATATGTTGCCGGTGTACCGCAAAAAGGATAGGGGGTATAAATTTATCAAACAAAACTATTCAACCTTCAGTACCTGTCACCAAACCCTGGCCCAAAAAAGAATGGTCATGATCCTTGCAGAAGGGAGTTGTGAACATGAAAAACGGTTGCGGCCTCTTATGAAAGGCACTGCGCGTATCGCTTTTGGAACCCTTGAGGAATATCCTGATATTGAAGATGTTTATATCGTCCCGGTGGGCGTAAACTACACTTATGCCGAACGGTTTCGCTCGGAAGTATATATCGATTTTGGTGAGCCTATACCAGTCCGAAGTTTTGAAAAAATCTACCAGGAAAATCCTAACCAGGGCATAAACGATCTTACCGATAGCATAAGGGAAAACCTGCTCCCCCGGGTCATCCATATTGAGCAGGCAGAAGATAATGAATTGGTCGAAAATCTCTTTCGCTTTGACCGATCACGTCAAAAAAATAATATCCTGCCCATTGTTTCGAACGATAAAAAGACATTACAACGAGAAAAACGATTGGCAGATTGGGTCAATCAATTGTCTTCCGAAAAAAAGAAGATGCTCAAGGAAAAAACGGCCATTTATGTTGATTTACTCAAAAAGTCAGGTCTTGATCATTGTACTCGTTTTGAAAAATCCGGTAGTTCCATAATGTTGGGGCTGTTTTTTGTCATTGGGTTTCCTTTTTTTCTGGGAGGGTTTATTTTGGGTTATCCACCCATGTTCCTGGCTGCTTTTGTGACCCATAAAAGGGTGAAGGACATAACTTTTCGGTCGTCAATTTTAATGGCCGTCGGAGTGGCCGCCTGGATCATTTATTTATTGATACTTTTGATGGTCGGTTTGGGCTTTAAGTTGTATTTCCTGTTTCTGGTTCCCATAATAGGGTTGTTTGCCTTGTTTTATATGGATTTGTTCGACAGTTGGAAATGCACGTGGAAGTATAAGCGAATGCCTCTTAAAGAAAAAAGGGCATTGGAAGAGGCTGGGGAGACATTAGAGGCCATGATTAAACTGTAA
- a CDS encoding ion transporter: MSETISSGKGTLKEKLHEIIFEADTPAGKAFDVLLLIFITASVIVVMLESVLSIQVKYGWWLDLLEWLFTFVFTIEYVLRLYSVYRPIKYATSFFGVVDLLSILPAYLSLIFIGSEYFLVIRILRLLRVFRIFKLAHFLKEGRLLVKALQASRARITVFLTFVVVLTIIIGSIMYLIEGGAESGFTSIPNAIYWAVVTLTTVGYGDITPVTALGQFFSAVVMILGYAIIAVPTGIVTAEIIKEGKNMANTQSCRNCGAEGHDDDAIFCKYCGARLNK; the protein is encoded by the coding sequence ATGAGTGAAACAATAAGTTCCGGGAAGGGCACATTGAAGGAAAAATTACATGAAATAATCTTTGAAGCGGATACACCTGCCGGAAAAGCCTTTGATGTTTTGTTGCTGATCTTTATTACAGCAAGTGTCATAGTAGTGATGTTGGAAAGTGTTTTGTCCATTCAGGTGAAATACGGTTGGTGGCTGGATTTACTGGAATGGCTGTTTACCTTTGTATTTACCATTGAGTATGTACTCCGTTTATATTCCGTTTACCGGCCAATAAAATATGCAACGAGTTTTTTTGGCGTGGTGGATCTTTTATCCATTTTGCCTGCCTACCTGAGTCTTATTTTTATAGGATCGGAATATTTCCTGGTGATCAGGATTTTGAGATTATTGCGCGTATTCAGAATATTTAAATTGGCCCATTTTCTCAAAGAAGGTCGTTTATTGGTAAAAGCCCTCCAGGCAAGCCGCGCACGGATAACAGTCTTTTTGACCTTTGTAGTGGTGCTTACCATTATCATCGGTTCGATCATGTATCTGATTGAGGGGGGAGCGGAAAGTGGTTTTACCAGCATTCCCAATGCGATTTACTGGGCCGTTGTTACCTTGACAACCGTCGGGTACGGAGATATTACGCCGGTAACCGCCCTGGGGCAATTCTTTTCTGCCGTGGTCATGATTTTGGGTTATGCCATCATTGCCGTCCCTACCGGAATTGTAACCGCGGAAATCATCAAGGAAGGCAAAAACATGGCCAATACACAATCATGCCGTAATTGCGGTGCCGAAGGGCATGATGATGATGCGATTTTCTGTAAATATTGCGGAGCAAGGTTAAACAAATAA
- a CDS encoding alkane 1-monooxygenase, whose amino-acid sequence MTKLKYIGVFTLPMTVVISFTQMGIWCFLPVFLFFGLVPLLELLLKPDKYNLEGRALEMAKTDPFYDWLLYLTVPVQVGFLVWFLIVIRETPMGTIEYAGRIHAMGLMCGVFGINIGHELGHRSSRSVQVLGEISLMTSLEMHFLPYHNSGHHHNVATPKDPATARKGEWLYLFWFRSQIGSYIQAWQLETNRLKKKDRYWLSLSNRMVVYTMAQLTLIGIVFMFFDWAGLFAFLQVALMGILLLETVNYIEHYGLLRKKKEHGRYERVLPRHSWNSDHVIGRTFLFELSRHSDHHYKASKHYQILETVQDSPQMPTGYPGMMLLSLLPPLWFWVINRRL is encoded by the coding sequence ATGACCAAGCTAAAATATATAGGTGTTTTTACCCTGCCGATGACTGTCGTTATATCCTTTACCCAGATGGGAATTTGGTGTTTTTTACCTGTATTTCTTTTTTTTGGACTGGTGCCTTTACTGGAGTTGCTCCTCAAGCCGGATAAATATAACCTTGAAGGCAGAGCACTTGAAATGGCCAAAACCGATCCCTTCTACGATTGGCTGCTTTACCTGACCGTACCGGTTCAGGTAGGCTTCCTGGTCTGGTTTTTAATCGTCATCAGGGAGACGCCGATGGGAACGATCGAATATGCCGGAAGGATTCATGCTATGGGATTGATGTGTGGAGTGTTCGGGATCAATATTGGTCACGAACTGGGACACCGCTCCAGCCGTAGTGTGCAGGTGTTGGGAGAAATATCCCTGATGACTTCTCTGGAAATGCATTTTTTACCTTATCACAATAGTGGCCACCACCATAATGTGGCGACCCCCAAAGATCCTGCGACAGCCAGGAAAGGAGAATGGCTTTACCTGTTCTGGTTCCGTTCACAAATAGGCAGTTATATCCAGGCCTGGCAGCTGGAAACGAATCGATTGAAAAAAAAGGATCGCTATTGGTTGTCTTTGTCTAACAGAATGGTGGTTTATACGATGGCACAACTCACCTTGATTGGAATAGTTTTTATGTTCTTTGACTGGGCCGGGTTGTTCGCTTTTCTACAGGTGGCATTGATGGGCATTCTTTTACTGGAGACGGTCAATTATATAGAACATTACGGATTGTTGCGAAAGAAAAAAGAACATGGCCGTTATGAAAGGGTACTGCCTCGCCATTCCTGGAACTCGGACCACGTGATCGGTCGTACGTTCCTTTTTGAATTGTCAAGGCATTCTGACCATCATTATAAAGCAAGTAAACATTACCAAATCCTGGAAACGGTTCAGGATAGCCCACAGATGCCAACGGGATACCCGGGTATGATGCTGTTGTCGCTGCTGCCGCCGCTTTGGTTTTGGGTGATAAACAGGAGACTTTGA
- a CDS encoding aminodeoxychorismate synthase component I, whose amino-acid sequence METLSKQVARVMMNQYGSLGIPFLFVIDFEMDRPIVLRLDELDERLIRYSFNAKEEKVVSPAFQVPQTEIFPVSFEEYQKAFNLVSRNIQEGNTYLTNLTFPTLIKTSWTLQDIYQQAYAKYKLWLKDHFVIFSPEPFVHIENGVIASFPMKGTIDASIPGALEILETDIKERAEHATIVDLIRNDLNKVATRVGVERYRYFEKVKTGRGALIQSSSHIRGQLPEGYLNILGDILFELLPAGSVTGAPKKKTVEIIKMAEPYHRGYYTGVFGVFDGKNLESAVSIRFIEQNEEALWYKSGGGITTFSKSEAEYKELLDKVYLPINNHLNHEHGIAAPGNHSAQGWIFV is encoded by the coding sequence ATCGAAACGCTTTCAAAACAGGTGGCCCGGGTAATGATGAATCAATACGGAAGTTTAGGCATTCCGTTTTTATTTGTCATTGACTTTGAGATGGATCGACCGATCGTCCTTAGGCTCGATGAGCTGGACGAGCGATTGATACGTTATTCCTTTAATGCAAAGGAAGAAAAAGTGGTTTCACCTGCTTTCCAGGTCCCTCAAACCGAAATATTCCCCGTTTCATTTGAGGAATATCAAAAAGCCTTCAATTTGGTTAGCCGGAACATACAGGAGGGAAATACCTACCTGACCAATCTGACTTTTCCTACCTTGATAAAAACTTCATGGACCTTACAGGACATTTATCAGCAGGCGTATGCCAAATATAAGCTCTGGCTTAAGGATCATTTTGTCATTTTTTCTCCCGAACCTTTTGTACATATTGAAAACGGGGTCATTGCTTCTTTTCCCATGAAAGGTACAATCGATGCTTCGATTCCCGGTGCCCTCGAAATCCTGGAAACGGATATTAAGGAAAGGGCGGAACACGCGACTATTGTTGATCTCATCCGGAATGATCTGAACAAGGTAGCCACAAGGGTAGGAGTGGAGCGCTACAGGTATTTTGAAAAGGTGAAAACCGGCCGGGGTGCTCTGATTCAAAGCAGCTCTCATATTCGCGGGCAACTTCCGGAGGGATACCTCAATATTTTGGGTGATATTTTGTTTGAATTATTACCTGCCGGCTCGGTTACCGGAGCCCCCAAAAAGAAGACGGTTGAGATTATTAAAATGGCTGAACCGTACCATCGAGGGTATTATACAGGCGTTTTTGGCGTCTTTGATGGCAAAAACCTGGAAAGTGCCGTTTCTATCCGGTTTATCGAACAAAATGAAGAAGCCTTATGGTATAAGAGCGGTGGGGGAATAACTACTTTTAGTAAGTCAGAAGCTGAATATAAAGAATTGCTTGACAAGGTCTATTTGCCCATAAATAATCATCTGAATCATGAACATGGAATTGCTGCTCCTGGAAACCATTCAGCTCAGGGATGGATTTTTGTATAA
- a CDS encoding DoxX family protein: MKDIADLIGRVFLSFIFLFEAYDSIRYFQSTQEIMTSYGITWRQDLLLSGAIFVLITGGTLILMGYRSSLGALLLLLYWVPVTFIVHSFWNDPSDMVRFQSIQFMKNIAIIGGLLMVLVNGSGRYSIKRLFATSRVPGTR; this comes from the coding sequence ATGAAAGATATTGCCGATCTCATCGGGCGGGTTTTTCTGTCCTTTATTTTTTTATTCGAAGCTTATGATTCCATTCGATATTTCCAGAGCACCCAGGAAATAATGACGAGCTATGGCATTACCTGGCGCCAGGATCTTTTGCTTTCAGGCGCCATTTTTGTTTTGATTACCGGAGGAACCCTTATCCTTATGGGCTATCGTTCTTCCCTTGGAGCTTTACTATTACTGTTGTATTGGGTACCGGTCACATTTATCGTACATTCCTTTTGGAACGATCCTTCGGATATGGTAAGGTTTCAGTCGATCCAGTTTATGAAAAATATCGCCATCATTGGCGGGCTTTTGATGGTATTGGTGAACGGAAGTGGACGATACAGCATCAAACGCCTTTTTGCTACTTCAAGGGTTCCTGGAACGCGATAA
- a CDS encoding aminotransferase class IV translates to MNMELLLLETIQLRDGFLYNLPFHERRMQQSSLRLWGEVYSWQLSEIIHIPESQKKGLYKVRITYGVEQFKQEIESYTPKSVNTLKLVRADDIIYDLKYQDRSALNRLSRLKGDCDEILMVKNGLITDTSYSNVAFFDGKQWWTPENPLLAGTQRTKLVEEGYLKEAAIRPEDLKRYREIKLINAMMDPLLSRSIPVKNIL, encoded by the coding sequence ATGAACATGGAATTGCTGCTCCTGGAAACCATTCAGCTCAGGGATGGATTTTTGTATAATTTGCCTTTTCACGAAAGGCGTATGCAACAATCTTCTCTCAGGTTGTGGGGAGAGGTTTATTCCTGGCAACTCTCCGAAATCATCCATATTCCTGAAAGTCAAAAGAAAGGACTTTACAAAGTACGGATTACCTACGGGGTAGAACAATTTAAACAGGAAATCGAATCGTACACCCCGAAGTCGGTCAACACTTTAAAGCTCGTTCGGGCGGATGATATTATTTACGATTTAAAATACCAGGATCGTTCGGCGCTGAATAGGCTGAGCCGTTTAAAGGGAGATTGTGATGAAATTCTCATGGTAAAAAACGGTCTGATCACGGATACCAGTTATTCTAATGTAGCGTTTTTTGACGGAAAACAATGGTGGACCCCGGAAAATCCGTTGCTGGCCGGTACTCAAAGAACAAAACTGGTGGAAGAAGGATATTTAAAAGAGGCAGCGATACGGCCTGAAGACTTAAAAAGGTATCGGGAAATTAAATTAATTAATGCCATGATGGATCCTTTATTGAGTCGATCCATACCTGTCAAAAATATTCTTTAA